From a region of the Mycobacterium sp. SMC-8 genome:
- a CDS encoding cation-translocating P-type ATPase yields MSDPCCGPAANGVDTEPGSGPDKWWGVRELQLAALAAALLLGGWALHRSGLSSIGLGLELAAVAAGAATFAPGAVRSLRHGRVGVGTLMTIAAVGAVALGQVEEAALLGILFSIAEGLEHYAVTRTRRSLRALLSLVPPTATVIRDGHETPVRPDDLLIDDVMVLRPGDRAATDGVITSGRTSLDVSAITGESVPVEAGPGSEVHAGAINGGGAVEVAVTAVAAESSLARIVHIVEQAQERKGAGQRLADRIARPLVPTIMVLAAAVAAIGALVGEPMLWLERALVVLVAASPCALAIAVPLTVVAAVGAASRQGALVKGGAAVEELGRIAVIALDKTGTLTRNSPQVIETVTASGVSEAEALHLASAVESRSGHPLARAITDAAGPDIVAAEDVRAVVGHGMSGRVEGRRIRLGKPGWVAAGEFAADVVRLQSAGATVVLLECDAVVVAAIAVRDELRPEAPEVVRQLHELGITTAMLTGDNSRTAMAVAEAAGITVVHADLLPEDKARLLSELSGGRPIAMVGDGVNDAPALATADIGIAMGAMGTDVAIETADVALMGEDLRHLPQVLAHARRARKIMLQNIGLSLAIITILIPLAAFGVLGLATVVLIHEAAEVLVILNAIRAARTHPLPGVEPQPMAAAAAHHITLPTPPTPVDACCAPTPALTPVVLDRRETRSGGCTCCAAEPTNPRDESIRRSEHHW; encoded by the coding sequence ATGTCTGACCCATGCTGCGGGCCCGCGGCCAATGGAGTCGACACCGAGCCCGGATCGGGACCGGACAAGTGGTGGGGAGTCCGCGAACTGCAGCTGGCGGCCCTGGCGGCGGCGTTGCTCCTCGGCGGCTGGGCGTTGCACCGAAGCGGTCTTTCCTCCATCGGCTTGGGACTTGAGCTCGCGGCGGTTGCCGCCGGGGCCGCAACGTTCGCGCCCGGAGCCGTTCGCAGTCTTCGACACGGCCGCGTCGGCGTTGGCACGCTGATGACGATCGCCGCGGTCGGCGCCGTGGCGCTTGGACAGGTCGAAGAAGCCGCGCTGCTGGGAATCCTGTTCTCCATCGCCGAAGGACTCGAGCACTACGCCGTCACCCGAACCCGCCGAAGCCTGCGCGCCCTGCTGTCGCTCGTGCCGCCAACGGCGACCGTGATCCGCGACGGCCACGAAACCCCTGTGCGCCCAGACGATTTGCTCATCGACGACGTGATGGTGCTACGGCCAGGAGACCGCGCCGCCACCGACGGCGTCATCACCTCCGGTCGCACCAGCTTGGACGTGTCGGCGATCACCGGAGAATCGGTTCCAGTCGAGGCGGGACCCGGCAGCGAGGTGCATGCCGGTGCGATCAACGGCGGTGGAGCGGTCGAAGTCGCCGTCACCGCCGTCGCCGCCGAAAGCTCGCTGGCCCGCATCGTTCACATCGTCGAACAGGCTCAGGAGCGCAAGGGTGCGGGTCAGCGGTTGGCGGACCGGATCGCCCGCCCTCTCGTCCCAACAATCATGGTCCTGGCCGCAGCAGTTGCGGCGATTGGCGCGCTGGTGGGCGAGCCGATGCTGTGGCTCGAACGCGCACTCGTGGTCCTCGTCGCCGCCTCACCCTGCGCCCTGGCCATCGCGGTGCCACTCACCGTCGTCGCCGCCGTCGGCGCTGCCAGCCGACAAGGCGCCCTCGTCAAGGGAGGCGCCGCCGTCGAGGAACTCGGACGCATCGCCGTGATTGCCCTTGACAAGACGGGCACCCTGACCCGAAACAGCCCGCAAGTGATAGAGACGGTGACCGCCAGCGGCGTCAGCGAGGCCGAAGCCCTGCACCTCGCCAGCGCAGTCGAGTCCCGTAGTGGGCACCCACTGGCCCGGGCAATTACCGACGCTGCAGGCCCCGACATCGTCGCGGCTGAAGACGTGAGAGCCGTTGTCGGCCATGGCATGAGTGGCCGCGTCGAGGGTCGCAGGATCCGTTTGGGGAAGCCGGGCTGGGTCGCGGCCGGAGAATTCGCCGCCGACGTCGTGCGCCTCCAATCGGCCGGGGCGACAGTGGTCCTGCTCGAATGCGACGCCGTGGTGGTGGCGGCGATCGCAGTCCGCGACGAGCTGCGCCCCGAAGCGCCGGAAGTGGTACGGCAACTACACGAGCTGGGCATCACCACCGCGATGCTGACCGGCGACAACTCCCGCACGGCAATGGCCGTGGCCGAAGCCGCCGGCATCACAGTCGTGCACGCCGACCTGCTTCCCGAAGACAAAGCACGCCTGCTGTCCGAACTCTCCGGCGGCCGGCCCATCGCCATGGTCGGCGACGGGGTCAACGACGCCCCCGCACTAGCCACCGCCGACATCGGCATTGCCATGGGAGCGATGGGCACCGACGTCGCCATCGAAACCGCCGACGTCGCGCTGATGGGCGAGGATCTGCGTCACCTCCCCCAAGTCCTCGCTCACGCCCGCCGAGCCCGCAAAATCATGCTGCAGAACATCGGACTGTCGCTGGCGATCATCACCATCCTCATTCCCCTCGCCGCCTTCGGGGTTCTCGGGTTGGCCACCGTGGTATTGATCCACGAGGCGGCAGAAGTACTCGTCATCCTCAACGCGATCCGCGCCGCACGCACCCATCCCCTACCCGGCGTCGAACCGCAGCCGATGGCTGCAGCGGCGGCGCACCACATCACCCTCCCCACCCCCCCGACACCCGTCGATGCCTGCTGCGCCCCGACGCCGGCGCTCACACCGGTGGTCCTTGATCGTCGGGAAACCCGCAGCGGCGGATGCACCTGCTGCGCTGCAGAACCCACAAATCCCCGTGACGAGTCGATCCGTCGAAGTGAACACCACTGGTGA
- a CDS encoding DUF3703 domain-containing protein, with protein sequence MCRSGAAPSRRPREAYRREMAAAKRTPSAKQRWRHWERAHIVSQPDPWPHTYNHAAMRALALRQRDRREAFGQVVRLIVAAPGSLTGRYPGGNTGRVGAGLMTPWAAPAALAALVGGRRD encoded by the coding sequence CTGTGCCGGTCGGGCGCAGCGCCGTCGCGCCGCCCCCGGGAGGCGTATCGGCGGGAGATGGCCGCTGCAAAGCGCACACCATCCGCCAAGCAGCGGTGGCGGCATTGGGAACGGGCACACATCGTGTCGCAACCCGACCCTTGGCCACACACCTACAATCACGCGGCGATGCGGGCCTTGGCGCTGCGCCAACGAGACCGTCGCGAAGCTTTCGGCCAGGTTGTTCGCCTGATCGTCGCTGCGCCGGGATCGCTGACCGGACGCTATCCCGGGGGCAACACCGGTCGGGTCGGCGCGGGCCTCATGACCCCGTGGGCCGCGCCCGCCGCTCTCGCCGCACTCGTGGGCGGGCGAAGGGACTGA
- a CDS encoding thioredoxin: MAPLTRILLTVFAVITMIIGVGVYLSAQDKDAPTSAQGQGEDVGQLVRDNSRRLTTVPNSDVTFVEFLDFECEACRAAFPMVEQLRAEYGDRVNFVIRYFPIQSHFNAERAARAVEAAAQQDKFEPMYKKMYETQSEWGEQQTPADSRFRGFAAELGLDMAAFDAAYNDPATLDRVNVDVADGKALGVKGTPTFFIDGTEVEFRSYDDLKAAVEQALNG, translated from the coding sequence ATGGCACCTCTCACACGCATTCTGCTGACCGTCTTCGCGGTCATCACCATGATCATCGGGGTTGGCGTGTATCTCTCGGCCCAGGACAAGGACGCCCCCACCTCCGCGCAAGGCCAGGGTGAAGACGTCGGTCAGCTGGTCCGGGACAACAGTCGCCGCCTCACCACCGTGCCGAACAGCGATGTCACCTTCGTCGAGTTCCTTGACTTCGAATGCGAAGCGTGTCGCGCGGCCTTCCCGATGGTCGAACAGCTGCGCGCCGAGTACGGGGACCGCGTCAACTTCGTCATCCGCTACTTCCCCATTCAGTCTCACTTCAACGCAGAGCGGGCGGCGCGCGCGGTCGAGGCGGCCGCCCAACAGGACAAGTTCGAGCCGATGTACAAGAAGATGTACGAGACGCAGAGCGAGTGGGGCGAACAACAAACTCCGGCGGACTCCCGATTCCGCGGATTCGCAGCCGAACTCGGGCTCGACATGGCGGCGTTCGATGCTGCCTACAACGACCCCGCCACACTCGATCGTGTCAATGTCGATGTCGCTGACGGTAAGGCCCTCGGAGTCAAGGGCACACCGACCTTCTTCATCGACGGAACCGAAGTGGAATTCAGGAGCTACGACGACTTGAAGGCCGCAGTCGAACAGGCATTGAACGGATAG